A single Lactuca sativa cultivar Salinas chromosome 8, Lsat_Salinas_v11, whole genome shotgun sequence DNA region contains:
- the LOC111882508 gene encoding cysteine-rich repeat secretory protein 1: MKSNTSLLFLLYALINLFILVNTDKVEDQNGPRNAKVYKCRNTGNYTSTSYKNNIKSALYVVAKNIAANNGFYHSTAGTTEPVNAVGLCPGFLRSNFCEECVNSTIPLLETNCPNQKEGVAWVKECMIRYSDRKIMGLLDDWFWVHLPALAVARRPAAEMDKALSDLITKLHTQAAGGTSAKKYATGDITYAPDITLTLVMQCTPDLSKEQCTKCLSTTKHTVRTCCSGKTTARMLSPNCYLHYDHIDFRF, translated from the coding sequence ATGAAATCCAATACTTCGTTGTTGTTTCTTCTTTATGCACTCATCAATCTCTTTATTCTCGTCAATACGGACAAAGTGGAGGATCAAAACGGACCCCGAAATGCTAAAGTCTACAAATGTAGAAACACCGGCAATTACACATCCACCAGTTACAAAAATAACATCAAATCTGCACTCTATGTAGTCGCCAAAAACATCGCAGCCAACAACGGCTTTTACCATTCAACAGCAGGTACCACTGAACCGGTGAACGCTGTTGGCCTTTGTCCGGGTTTCCTTCGCTCAAACTTTTGTGAGGAGTGCGTGAATAGCACCATCCCATTGCTTGAAACGAACTGCCCCAATCAAAAGGAAGGTGTGGCATGGGTGAAGGAGTGTATGATACGTTACTCAGATCGTAAAATTATGGGATTGCTTGATGACTGGTTTTGGGTACACTTACCGGCACTAGCTGTTGCACGCAGGCCTGCTGCTGAGATGGACAAGGCGTTGAGTGATTTGATAACTAAGTTACATACGCAAGCTGCTGGAGGTACATCGGCTAAAAAATATGCAACTGGGGATATAACTTATGCACCAGATATCACATTAACATTGGTTATGCAGTGTACTCCTGATTTGTCCAAGGAGCAGTGTACTAAATGTTTATCCACTACAAAGCATACAGTCCGTACTTGCTGTAGTGGAAAAACGACTGCACGAATGTTGTCTCCCAATTGTTATTTGCACTATGATCATATAGATTTTAGGTTCTGA